A single window of Thalassoroseus pseudoceratinae DNA harbors:
- a CDS encoding YfaP family protein encodes MADKSTADPLPLKATGDPEDIWFDYFESNRPDPDAIRRGILRLHEQKKPEAVIAAIRAALVNDQSQPWMYDVLALSMQIAGRPQEDIERAVYSGIDFAGADFQTMMISAAYLTRFHQAETALRMYRQGSKIAPTRPEPYVMALRLARTERDEATIRWAAQGVLAYYWASDFTRLHKEAEAALLDSAERLRKAGQMEAAKKVEQTRIEALQRDLVVRLTWNGVGDLDLLIEEPSGSVCSFDNRVTTGGGVLVHDGYGPDQENCYEQYVCAFGMPGRYKVRIHHAWGNVVGKRARLEVIRYQGTKNESSRTFTIPLQEDDTVIRLQLGNGRRENLAEIPVETSALPLRPVRNVRLARGGSASSREAVRRFQDSRLQHAGFGNIGFSQVITNVREGSTLSGSAVVSADRRYVRLSLAPVFSNLTDVFTFSYQNGR; translated from the coding sequence TTGGCCGATAAGTCTACAGCCGATCCGTTACCGCTGAAGGCGACCGGCGACCCGGAAGACATTTGGTTCGACTACTTCGAATCGAACCGCCCCGATCCCGATGCCATCCGTCGGGGAATTCTCCGGCTTCACGAACAGAAGAAACCGGAGGCCGTCATCGCGGCCATCCGAGCGGCATTGGTGAACGATCAATCGCAACCTTGGATGTACGATGTGTTGGCTTTGTCGATGCAAATTGCGGGGCGTCCGCAGGAGGACATTGAGCGAGCGGTTTACTCCGGTATCGACTTCGCCGGGGCGGACTTCCAAACCATGATGATCTCGGCGGCGTACCTCACACGGTTTCATCAAGCCGAGACGGCGCTGCGAATGTATCGTCAAGGCTCGAAGATTGCACCGACTCGCCCAGAACCATACGTGATGGCTCTACGGTTGGCCCGAACCGAACGCGATGAAGCCACAATCCGCTGGGCGGCTCAAGGCGTATTGGCGTACTATTGGGCGAGCGATTTCACCCGTCTTCACAAAGAAGCGGAAGCGGCTTTGCTCGACTCGGCCGAACGTCTCCGGAAAGCCGGGCAAATGGAAGCGGCCAAAAAAGTCGAGCAAACGCGAATCGAAGCGTTGCAGCGGGATTTGGTTGTGCGACTCACCTGGAATGGTGTGGGCGATTTGGATCTGCTTATTGAAGAACCGTCTGGTTCGGTGTGTTCCTTCGACAATCGGGTGACGACCGGTGGCGGCGTACTCGTGCATGACGGATACGGTCCCGATCAGGAAAACTGTTACGAACAGTATGTCTGTGCTTTCGGGATGCCTGGACGGTACAAAGTCCGAATTCATCACGCTTGGGGCAACGTCGTTGGCAAACGGGCTCGGCTTGAAGTGATTCGCTATCAGGGAACAAAGAATGAATCCTCCCGAACCTTTACAATTCCGCTGCAAGAAGACGACACCGTGATTCGACTGCAATTGGGGAATGGTCGTCGCGAAAACCTTGCCGAAATTCCCGTAGAGACTTCCGCACTTCCATTGCGTCCGGTTCGGAATGTGCGATTGGCCCGCGGTGGTTCCGCGTCATCTCGGGAAGCCGTCCGACGCTTCCAAGACTCGCGATTGCAGCACGCCGGTTTCGGGAATATCGGATTCTCGCAGGTGATCACGAATGTCCGTGAAGGCAGTACGCTCAGCGGATCGGCCGTGGTCTCGGCGGATCGGCGTTATGTTCGTCTGAGCCTAGCCCCGGTGTTCTCGAACCTGACCGACGTCTTCACCTTCAGTTATCAGAATGGTCGGTGA
- a CDS encoding vWA domain-containing protein, whose amino-acid sequence MLCESFSNLRRRLPAALLVAGCAVGGGWPTGLWADGPLLPGSTAQVSATNMADASVYSMTDATNTTYMALMVKASNLPVVQESRDHVVLFDTSASQIGAHRKQALNVLQQLFAELPKGDRVSLMAVDLSTQSITEGWTDPHSDAAKDALKTLGRRAPLGATDLAGGLDEALSRVTGERPTSIIYIGDGMSMAELLDAGEAGQLVRRLTMQRVPVHSYAVGPKKDLQLLGILAQQTGGVVLFDSASDELDQPANVAEQLASAAHAPVYYPEEITLDDDRLEILPREALPLRADRGTVYLVKGRTEDAVQVSITGDRPEIAASVPQSDFQRRNTFVRNLWNRAAQDDGISVAFAGQSMLRMAQAEFDNNVADMVAAGEKAIAIGNTDQAKEIALAVREIDPKNVNAEVLLRSAKTIHLQNVAFQPGGSLLDDPAVLDAADDDIAPPAPAPQTGSGGVLDDVEQAQRFRTEKVARDIDRRLGEANSLAQTDPIEALEQVKRAESVLRGIDNINPEVRLGLLRRLRATGEQIANRVRISQEEMARLAERQVALEAQARLLDLAAEQENELEQLIDRVRALMVEGYHGDPDAFERAEAVARVAVELEPGNGPATAALFTAEAAGQLDKAFRLRSLRYDRFLETMYQVELSHVPFPDEPPIRWPSAADWKALTERRRKWASVDLKKNSPSEERIQQALRNPVDFQLIFEDNTLREALQYLADALDITILPDQRSLDEENISLDDERITLELGQITLRSALKIMLEPYDLTYIVEDEVMKIVPISVADTKLSTRVYPVADLVIPITNQLAAGLGQGFGGVGGLQGAGGFGQGGQFGQGAAPFGGPGGGGGGAGLFNVPATPVPWRPIEVDQQVEETNELDENLTSQVAGPFGFGFAQVQDSGFRLDNGAIESRKDADRKKKQR is encoded by the coding sequence ATGCTCTGCGAAAGTTTTTCAAATCTTAGACGCCGACTACCGGCCGCCTTGTTGGTGGCTGGGTGTGCGGTCGGCGGCGGTTGGCCGACCGGTCTTTGGGCCGACGGGCCATTGTTGCCCGGCTCCACTGCTCAGGTGTCAGCCACGAACATGGCTGATGCGTCTGTCTACAGCATGACCGACGCCACCAACACGACTTATATGGCGTTGATGGTCAAAGCGAGCAACTTGCCGGTCGTGCAAGAGTCGCGGGATCACGTCGTCCTGTTCGACACATCCGCCAGCCAAATTGGTGCGCACCGCAAACAGGCATTGAACGTTCTTCAGCAACTGTTTGCGGAACTGCCCAAAGGTGACCGCGTTTCGTTGATGGCGGTTGACTTGTCAACGCAGTCCATCACCGAAGGCTGGACCGATCCGCACAGCGACGCCGCGAAAGATGCCCTCAAAACTCTCGGCCGACGTGCTCCGTTAGGAGCCACCGATTTGGCTGGCGGGTTGGATGAGGCGTTGTCGCGTGTGACGGGCGAACGCCCCACGTCGATCATCTACATTGGTGACGGCATGAGCATGGCGGAGTTGCTCGACGCCGGCGAGGCAGGGCAACTCGTTCGCCGATTGACCATGCAACGTGTGCCGGTTCACAGTTACGCGGTTGGTCCGAAGAAGGACTTGCAACTGCTCGGCATTCTCGCCCAGCAAACCGGCGGCGTGGTATTGTTCGATTCCGCCAGTGACGAACTCGATCAGCCAGCGAATGTGGCCGAACAGTTGGCCTCCGCTGCACACGCTCCGGTTTACTACCCGGAAGAAATCACGCTCGACGATGATCGCCTGGAGATTCTTCCGCGTGAAGCGTTGCCGTTGCGAGCCGACCGGGGCACGGTTTACCTCGTGAAAGGCCGCACTGAAGACGCTGTTCAAGTCAGTATTACTGGCGATCGTCCGGAAATTGCCGCCTCCGTGCCGCAATCCGACTTCCAACGCCGCAACACATTCGTTCGCAACCTGTGGAACCGAGCGGCTCAGGATGACGGCATCAGCGTGGCGTTTGCCGGTCAATCGATGTTGCGGATGGCTCAAGCCGAGTTCGATAACAACGTCGCCGACATGGTCGCCGCCGGTGAGAAAGCCATCGCGATTGGCAATACCGACCAAGCCAAAGAGATCGCACTCGCGGTTCGCGAAATCGATCCGAAGAACGTCAACGCGGAAGTGTTGTTGCGATCGGCGAAGACCATTCATCTCCAAAATGTGGCGTTCCAACCGGGTGGAAGTCTGCTCGATGACCCCGCCGTTTTGGACGCGGCCGACGACGATATCGCTCCTCCCGCACCGGCACCGCAAACCGGTTCAGGTGGTGTCTTGGACGATGTGGAGCAAGCTCAACGGTTCCGAACCGAGAAAGTCGCCCGCGACATCGATCGCCGTCTCGGTGAAGCGAATTCGCTCGCCCAAACCGATCCGATCGAAGCCTTGGAACAGGTCAAACGTGCGGAATCCGTTCTGCGGGGTATCGACAATATCAACCCGGAAGTGCGTTTGGGTCTGTTGCGTCGACTGCGAGCAACGGGCGAGCAAATTGCGAATCGGGTCCGAATCTCTCAAGAAGAGATGGCTCGACTCGCTGAACGACAAGTCGCGTTGGAAGCTCAAGCCCGACTGCTCGACTTGGCTGCCGAGCAGGAAAACGAGCTGGAACAGTTGATCGACCGAGTTCGTGCATTGATGGTCGAAGGTTACCACGGTGACCCGGATGCGTTCGAGCGTGCGGAAGCCGTCGCCCGAGTGGCGGTTGAACTCGAACCCGGTAACGGCCCGGCAACAGCGGCCTTGTTTACCGCGGAAGCCGCCGGTCAGTTGGACAAAGCGTTCCGGTTGCGGTCGCTCCGTTACGACCGGTTCTTGGAAACCATGTACCAAGTCGAATTGTCGCATGTTCCGTTCCCGGATGAACCGCCGATCCGTTGGCCATCCGCCGCGGATTGGAAAGCTCTCACGGAACGCCGTCGCAAATGGGCATCGGTGGATCTCAAGAAGAACAGCCCGTCCGAAGAGCGGATTCAACAGGCTTTGCGGAATCCGGTCGACTTCCAGTTGATCTTCGAAGACAACACGCTCCGCGAAGCATTGCAGTACTTGGCCGATGCGTTGGACATCACGATTCTGCCGGACCAACGTTCGCTCGACGAAGAGAACATCAGCCTCGACGACGAACGAATCACGTTGGAACTTGGTCAAATCACGCTGCGAAGTGCTCTCAAGATCATGCTGGAACCGTATGACTTGACGTACATCGTGGAAGACGAAGTCATGAAGATCGTCCCGATCTCCGTGGCCGACACGAAACTCAGCACGCGGGTTTACCCGGTGGCCGACTTGGTCATTCCCATCACGAACCAACTCGCCGCTGGTTTGGGGCAAGGGTTCGGGGGTGTCGGTGGTCTTCAAGGTGCCGGTGGCTTCGGGCAGGGTGGTCAATTCGGTCAGGGTGCTGCACCGTTCGGTGGTCCTGGCGGTGGTGGCGGTGGAGCGGGTCTGTTCAATGTCCCCGCAACACCAGTGCCTTGGCGTCCGATCGAAGTCGATCAGCAAGTCGAAGAAACCAACGAATTAGATGAGAACCTGACCAGCCAAGTGGCCGGACCGTTCGGCTTTGGCTTCGCACAGGTCCAAGACAGTGGATTTCGGCTCGACAACGGGGCGATTGAGTCCCGCAAAGACGCCGATCGCAAAAAAAAACAACGGTAA
- a CDS encoding SMP-30/gluconolactonase/LRE family protein translates to MMRRRIQGLMCLGLFGAIVSPAIAADSSQFGLKTGTPEIKSAGALAFGPEGILFVADPQSAAVFAIDTEDVKTPGSDSAAVNVENIDQKLAAALGTKADNVMINDMAANPATGNVFLSVSRGRGPQAMPALFRVGPDGEISDVAMKDVSFSQVKIPNAPADKVVGQGRRRKNPRQESITDIAFLDGRVIIAGLSNEEFASNLRAVYFPFAEADSGTSVEIFHGAHGKFETRSPVRTFVPFSIDGKPHLLAAYTCTPLVKFPISDLKPGKKVRGETVAELGNRNRPLDMFVYEQSGQNYVLMANSARGVMKIKTAGVDDIDAIEERINGTAGLSYETIEDWKGIVQLDRLNDTHAVVIQETEDGKKHLKSMELP, encoded by the coding sequence ATGATGCGACGACGAATTCAAGGTCTGATGTGTTTGGGACTGTTCGGAGCAATCGTGTCCCCAGCGATCGCGGCAGATTCTTCGCAGTTTGGATTGAAGACAGGCACCCCGGAAATCAAATCGGCCGGAGCGTTGGCCTTTGGACCGGAAGGGATCCTGTTCGTAGCCGACCCCCAATCGGCTGCCGTCTTTGCGATCGACACAGAAGACGTGAAAACCCCGGGCAGCGATTCGGCTGCGGTGAATGTCGAGAACATTGATCAAAAGCTCGCCGCCGCTCTCGGTACCAAAGCCGACAACGTCATGATCAATGACATGGCTGCCAACCCAGCTACCGGCAACGTGTTCCTCTCCGTTTCGCGAGGCCGCGGACCACAAGCAATGCCAGCGTTGTTCCGTGTCGGTCCTGATGGGGAAATCAGCGATGTCGCGATGAAAGATGTGTCCTTCTCTCAAGTGAAGATTCCCAATGCACCGGCGGATAAAGTCGTCGGGCAAGGTCGTCGTCGTAAGAATCCTCGTCAGGAATCCATCACCGATATCGCGTTCCTCGACGGTCGCGTGATCATTGCTGGGTTGTCGAACGAAGAGTTCGCTTCCAACTTGCGAGCGGTTTATTTCCCGTTTGCCGAAGCTGATTCCGGGACCAGCGTTGAAATCTTCCACGGAGCCCACGGAAAATTCGAAACCCGTTCGCCGGTTCGGACATTCGTGCCCTTCAGTATCGACGGCAAGCCTCACTTGCTTGCAGCGTACACGTGTACCCCGCTTGTGAAGTTTCCGATCAGCGACCTCAAGCCCGGCAAAAAAGTCCGTGGAGAAACCGTCGCGGAACTCGGCAACCGCAACCGACCACTCGATATGTTCGTCTACGAACAAAGCGGCCAAAACTACGTGTTGATGGCCAACAGTGCTCGTGGGGTCATGAAGATCAAGACCGCCGGCGTTGACGACATTGATGCCATCGAAGAACGCATCAACGGAACCGCTGGTCTGTCCTACGAGACGATCGAAGATTGGAAAGGCATCGTGCAACTCGACCGCTTGAACGACACCCACGCCGTGGTCATTCAAGAAACCGAAGACGGCAAGAAACATCTGAAATCGATGGAACTGCCGTAA
- a CDS encoding Ig-like domain-containing protein gives MRTLTLLICVMFGSDSLGTASEESPVRIVYERKSNVFTVHGLSSSQLRTANLRVSVAGTANDSPALLGIQSVQENRLQFHPRFPLDPGLTYHAVLTGKTVGPVRSQFKIPAPKPTQTPEVTDVFPSGDTLPENLLKFYLHFSTPMQQGDSYRLIHLINDDGDEVELPFLELAQEMWSPDGTRLTLLLDPGRIKRGLKPREDSGPALEAGREYTLVIDADWKNLGGKPLKQEFRKTFQVVAADAKQPDISAWTYEVPKANGTGTLTVHFDEPLDHALASRVLTIHDSQGQPVPGQVRLADGETQWKFQPESRWVAGRYQIVAETILEDRAGNSLGRPFEVDISRETKRRPIVPTMRRTFTIPE, from the coding sequence ATGCGGACGCTGACACTGTTGATCTGTGTGATGTTCGGCTCCGATTCGCTCGGGACTGCATCCGAGGAATCGCCGGTCCGCATCGTGTATGAACGAAAGTCGAACGTATTCACGGTTCACGGGCTTTCTTCCAGCCAACTACGCACGGCGAATTTGCGTGTTTCCGTGGCCGGCACGGCTAACGACTCTCCGGCGTTGTTGGGGATTCAATCGGTCCAGGAGAACCGGCTTCAATTTCATCCTCGATTCCCCCTCGACCCCGGTTTGACGTATCACGCGGTTCTCACGGGCAAGACTGTCGGACCGGTCCGCTCGCAATTTAAGATTCCCGCTCCGAAACCCACCCAAACTCCTGAAGTTACGGATGTCTTCCCGTCCGGCGATACGCTTCCGGAAAACTTGCTGAAGTTCTATTTGCACTTCTCTACACCGATGCAACAGGGCGATTCCTACCGTTTAATTCATCTGATCAACGATGATGGCGACGAAGTCGAATTGCCGTTCTTGGAACTCGCCCAGGAAATGTGGAGTCCCGATGGCACCCGTCTGACGCTACTTCTCGATCCCGGTCGGATCAAACGCGGGTTGAAACCCCGTGAGGACTCCGGTCCCGCATTGGAAGCAGGTCGAGAATACACGCTGGTCATCGACGCCGACTGGAAGAATCTCGGTGGAAAACCGCTCAAACAGGAATTCCGGAAGACTTTCCAGGTCGTTGCCGCCGATGCGAAGCAACCGGATATCTCGGCTTGGACTTACGAAGTTCCCAAGGCAAACGGAACCGGCACATTGACCGTGCATTTCGATGAACCGCTCGATCATGCTTTGGCATCCCGCGTGTTGACGATTCACGATTCCCAAGGGCAACCAGTACCTGGACAAGTCCGGTTGGCTGACGGTGAAACGCAGTGGAAATTTCAACCGGAATCCCGCTGGGTTGCCGGTCGGTATCAGATCGTCGCGGAAACCATTCTCGAAGACCGTGCGGGCAACAGCCTCGGTCGGCCGTTCGAAGTCGACATCTCTCGCGAGACCAAACGCAGGCCGATTGTGCCGACTATGCGACGCACGTTCACAATCCCTGAATAA